One genomic region from Natrinema caseinilyticum encodes:
- a CDS encoding flippase produces the protein MSVTERIVDGFKATLGARLVTNVANGALMLLLARFLLTPDEYGLFFFVVAVLGVAGMVTDLGSARSAARYISEYKETDDGKIPYILRTSLGYRLVLIAIVTSTMVVGHERLAGLLNTPEAATLLAVGGVYLVFQSLNSYGQTLFQGFNRVELSALVSVVNNVTRVAFVIALTVFGLGVVGAMLGYVVGAALAAIVTLVALYRRFYTAYDDDGGEKSLRNRMFRYSIPLTASTSASILDNRIDTILVGFFLTPLAVSYYVLSKQISQFVLVPAGSLGFSVSPTYGEQKATDALEESARIYESTLQYVLLLYVPAAVGLILVADPAVRLVFGADYAGAAPVLQLMAVYVVFQAITNVTTNALDYLGRASDRAVAKGVTSAANACLNVVLIPRFGVPGAAFATVVTYGIYTTVNVAVMYREIEFDYARVARSVALISVISASMGLAVLFFVPHVSNIVALAGVIGLGVLIWGVLVTLSGLVDPRKTLALLT, from the coding sequence ATGTCGGTCACTGAGCGAATCGTCGACGGCTTCAAGGCGACGCTCGGGGCTCGCCTCGTCACGAACGTCGCCAACGGGGCGTTGATGTTGTTGCTCGCACGGTTCCTGCTCACCCCCGACGAGTACGGGCTGTTTTTCTTCGTCGTCGCGGTCCTGGGCGTCGCGGGCATGGTGACCGACCTCGGAAGCGCTCGCTCGGCTGCGCGCTATATCTCCGAGTACAAGGAGACCGACGACGGGAAAATTCCGTACATCCTCCGGACGTCGCTGGGATATCGCCTGGTGTTGATCGCCATCGTCACCAGTACGATGGTCGTCGGCCACGAGCGTCTCGCGGGCCTCCTCAACACGCCGGAGGCAGCGACGCTGTTGGCGGTCGGCGGCGTCTACCTCGTCTTTCAGTCGCTGAACTCCTACGGCCAGACGCTCTTTCAGGGGTTCAATCGGGTCGAACTCAGCGCGCTCGTCAGCGTCGTCAACAACGTCACGCGGGTCGCTTTCGTCATCGCACTGACCGTCTTCGGACTGGGCGTGGTCGGTGCGATGCTCGGGTACGTGGTCGGCGCGGCTCTCGCGGCGATCGTCACACTGGTCGCTCTCTACCGCCGATTCTACACGGCCTACGACGACGACGGTGGGGAGAAATCCCTTCGTAACCGGATGTTCAGGTACAGCATCCCGCTGACCGCGTCGACCAGCGCGAGTATCCTCGACAACCGAATCGACACGATCCTCGTCGGATTCTTCCTCACTCCGCTCGCGGTGAGTTACTACGTTCTCAGCAAGCAAATTTCCCAGTTCGTCCTCGTCCCCGCCGGTTCGCTCGGTTTCTCTGTCTCGCCTACCTACGGCGAGCAGAAAGCGACCGACGCGCTCGAGGAGTCGGCCCGGATCTACGAGTCGACGCTGCAGTACGTCCTCCTCCTCTACGTTCCCGCGGCCGTCGGGTTGATCCTCGTCGCCGATCCCGCCGTCCGACTGGTGTTCGGTGCCGACTACGCCGGGGCCGCCCCCGTCCTCCAGCTGATGGCGGTCTACGTCGTCTTTCAGGCGATCACCAACGTGACGACCAACGCCCTGGACTACCTGGGACGGGCGTCCGACCGTGCGGTCGCGAAGGGGGTGACGTCCGCCGCTAATGCCTGTCTCAACGTGGTTCTGATCCCGCGTTTCGGTGTTCCGGGCGCCGCGTTCGCGACCGTGGTCACCTACGGCATTTATACGACGGTCAACGTCGCCGTGATGTATCGGGAGATCGAGTTCGATTACGCTCGGGTCGCCCGCTCCGTCGCGCTCATTTCCGTTATTTCCGCGAGTATGGGCCTCGCGGTGCTGTTTTTCGTCCCGCACGTGTCGAACATCGTCGCCCTCGCCGGCGTCATCGGTCTCGGCGTCCTCATCTGGGGCGTTCTCGTGACGCTGAGCGGACTGGTCGACCCGCGGAAAACGCTCGCCTTGCTCACCTGA
- a CDS encoding cytochrome C oxidase subunit IV family protein: MTSVRTYALVYVALMLLATGKFVFFHFEGIFTYGMAVTGTLILAATKTSLIAGYFQHLKDEPRSITYLMLTALFMVLLLTLAAGYSIQ, translated from the coding sequence ATGACGAGCGTTCGGACCTACGCCCTGGTCTACGTGGCACTGATGCTGTTAGCGACGGGGAAATTCGTCTTCTTCCACTTCGAGGGGATCTTCACCTACGGGATGGCGGTCACCGGAACGTTGATCTTGGCTGCCACCAAGACGTCGCTGATCGCGGGCTATTTCCAGCACCTGAAAGACGAACCGCGCTCGATCACCTACCTGATGCTCACGGCGCTGTTCATGGTGCTCCTGTTGACCCTCGCCGCAGGGTACTCGATCCAGTAA
- a CDS encoding cation:proton antiporter: MRDLNIALLTIGSLTLVLSLVSGLLQDRAYLPSEPMAAAALGVVLGGVKLLGSDGILAVFVAGLLFNRFAEATDEVDEQKVQETVLRLFTVPIFVLFGLVMPWNQWLALGWSGVALAGCILLFRRVPTMVVFDRTVDPIGTRGALFAGWFGPIGIAAIFYATVAHRFLGAEIVWAVTSLVVASSIFVHGITATPLTKLYGRSSGHAQRQSEDRDETDSSSTFANV, from the coding sequence ATGCGAGACCTGAACATCGCGCTCCTGACGATCGGCAGCCTGACCCTCGTCTTGAGCCTCGTCTCCGGATTGCTACAGGACAGGGCCTACCTGCCCTCGGAGCCGATGGCCGCGGCGGCCCTGGGCGTCGTCCTCGGCGGCGTCAAACTGCTCGGGAGCGACGGCATTCTCGCGGTATTCGTCGCCGGACTCCTCTTTAACCGGTTCGCCGAGGCGACCGACGAAGTCGACGAACAGAAGGTCCAGGAGACGGTGCTTCGCCTGTTTACGGTCCCGATCTTCGTCCTCTTCGGCCTGGTGATGCCGTGGAACCAGTGGCTCGCCCTCGGCTGGTCGGGCGTCGCGCTCGCGGGTTGTATCCTCCTGTTCCGGCGCGTGCCCACGATGGTCGTGTTCGACCGCACCGTCGATCCGATCGGTACTCGCGGCGCGCTCTTTGCCGGCTGGTTCGGGCCGATCGGTATCGCGGCGATCTTCTATGCGACCGTCGCCCACCGATTCCTGGGCGCCGAGATCGTCTGGGCGGTGACCAGCCTCGTCGTCGCGAGTTCGATATTCGTCCACGGGATTACGGCCACGCCGCTGACGAAATTGTATGGCCGCTCGAGCGGACACGCCCAGCGACAATCGGAGGATCGAGACGAAACCGACTCGTCGTCGACGTTCGCCAACGTCTGA
- a CDS encoding phosphotransferase, with product MHSNPVHSDTDAPAVRSFVDRFARDEPNAAVDSLLEAASEPRSVLTSLFGVGYDSWYALVADDISGHCLDCTPGWGRTTPLLLSLADRVSSYQPTDTGRRLLESRPELDGADVVSIVGDDIASAIDGRSFDTVVATGPRPPDREFFDHVDRLAASLADGGTLVTEIDGWPRTSGVTDLVGLESESERDTGLSPTAVWRSIPSRFVAALETRGFDDVDLFGLLPGGSRYRWAVPADDPDAIEWVLDSIETDSTGSGLVRRGATLATELGLVAQSYPSYVAVCRTDSSAESDAPSADEPDTTRVLRRGANRSIVFELSDGDVETVRKVPNTPTHSRYNERAASTLSELTASGEPIAGTLPDVALEESALGPVLSESPASGTPLMDVVTRWPTPPDPDAFVRVLETGLGWIRTLQLAHAGPRRRRSPGAARRELAPDRFDVAPPTVSDPLEFPAVPAHGDYHPGNVLVADDGSIERVIDWEYSALESNPAADPGFFTLKLAAFAFGGFETGVRATLLEDTPYSVRVAESIVAYCDAIGIRPRTFATYLGHSLVRQIDVHFETGSPWRFHANPREKVDRLSVLYDGFDEIRRRLGDARAASAGGRLSPTVESPPLDPETPVGQHPQDPSTDFDAPRDPGQR from the coding sequence GTGCACTCGAACCCCGTCCACTCCGATACCGATGCGCCGGCCGTTCGGTCGTTCGTCGACCGGTTCGCACGGGACGAACCCAACGCTGCGGTCGATTCGCTGCTCGAGGCGGCCTCGGAGCCCCGTTCGGTACTGACGTCCCTCTTCGGCGTCGGATACGACAGCTGGTACGCGCTCGTCGCGGACGACATCTCCGGCCACTGCCTCGACTGCACGCCCGGCTGGGGACGGACGACGCCGCTTCTCCTGTCACTCGCCGATAGGGTCTCCAGCTACCAGCCCACGGATACGGGCCGTCGGCTCCTCGAGTCCAGACCGGAACTCGACGGCGCCGACGTCGTTTCGATCGTCGGCGACGATATTGCGTCGGCCATCGACGGTCGCTCGTTCGACACGGTCGTCGCGACGGGACCGCGGCCACCGGACCGCGAGTTCTTCGACCACGTCGATCGACTCGCCGCGTCGCTCGCCGACGGCGGAACGCTCGTGACCGAGATCGACGGGTGGCCTCGGACGAGCGGCGTGACCGATCTCGTCGGCCTCGAGTCGGAATCCGAACGTGACACCGGTCTCTCGCCGACTGCCGTCTGGCGATCGATTCCCTCGCGGTTCGTCGCTGCACTCGAGACCCGCGGATTCGACGACGTCGACCTCTTCGGATTGCTTCCCGGCGGATCACGGTACCGGTGGGCGGTTCCGGCGGACGATCCCGACGCGATCGAGTGGGTGCTCGATTCGATCGAGACGGATTCGACCGGCTCCGGGTTGGTTCGCCGCGGTGCGACCCTGGCCACCGAACTCGGACTCGTCGCACAGTCCTATCCGAGCTACGTCGCGGTCTGTCGAACGGATTCGTCGGCGGAATCCGATGCGCCGTCGGCCGACGAACCCGACACGACGCGGGTACTGCGTCGGGGTGCGAACAGATCGATCGTCTTCGAACTCTCGGACGGCGACGTCGAGACCGTCCGAAAAGTGCCCAACACCCCGACACACAGCCGATACAACGAACGGGCGGCATCGACTCTCTCGGAACTCACTGCCTCGGGCGAACCGATCGCGGGAACGCTCCCCGACGTGGCACTCGAGGAGTCGGCGCTCGGCCCAGTGCTGTCTGAATCTCCCGCTTCTGGAACGCCGCTCATGGACGTCGTCACTCGATGGCCGACCCCTCCGGATCCGGACGCGTTCGTCCGCGTCCTCGAGACGGGACTGGGCTGGATCCGAACGCTACAACTGGCCCACGCGGGCCCGCGCCGGAGGCGGTCGCCGGGCGCCGCACGTCGGGAACTCGCGCCGGACCGATTCGACGTCGCGCCGCCGACCGTCTCCGACCCGCTCGAGTTCCCCGCGGTTCCCGCCCACGGGGATTATCACCCGGGAAACGTGCTCGTCGCCGACGACGGCTCGATCGAGCGCGTCATCGACTGGGAGTACAGCGCCCTCGAGTCGAATCCCGCCGCCGATCCGGGCTTCTTCACGCTGAAACTCGCCGCGTTCGCGTTCGGGGGCTTCGAGACCGGCGTTCGAGCGACCCTGCTCGAGGACACGCCGTATTCGGTCCGCGTCGCCGAATCCATCGTCGCGTACTGCGATGCGATCGGCATCCGACCGCGGACGTTCGCCACGTACCTCGGCCACTCGCTCGTGAGACAGATCGACGTCCACTTCGAGACGGGAAGCCCCTGGCGCTTCCACGCGAACCCCCGCGAAAAAGTCGACCGGCTCTCCGTCCTCTACGACGGGTTCGACGAGATACGGCGCCGGCTCGGCGACGCGAGAGCGGCCAGTGCCGGTGGCCGTCTCTCGCCGACGGTCGAATCACCCCCACTCGATCCCGAGACACCGGTCGGACAGCACCCACAGGACCCGTCCACCGACTTCGACGCCCCCCGCGATCCCGGTCAGCGGTGA
- a CDS encoding NAD(P)/FAD-dependent oxidoreductase yields the protein MERTVVLGCGEAGLIAAATLERADETDVVVVSERDFHVFSFLLYDVLEGKPFADACLDLRSVFRETDVTFVQGVADGVDVSNHTVELRSGALSFDTLLIAVGGVTAYSIDDRRHVSDIRTDAREIRDGVRTPDVRDVVIVGGGPVGVETAATLSAISEPVDATLSAISEPVDATLLTSSHRLLPDFPPRASRLAERHLRRRSVDVRSGARVNDVTENRVVLDGGRAERSDLTIWAGGVRPNPVIQRFGLPVTDRGLRVDPFLRCDGADDVYAAGDVIDYPGKVNDGYSAGLEARTAAKNVVRGVRGRRPREHDVRWHPRIVHLGGNAAIIAIDGIVHAGRGPALLRTVAVESYPFLWKALY from the coding sequence ATGGAACGGACGGTCGTCCTCGGGTGCGGCGAAGCGGGATTGATCGCGGCGGCGACCCTCGAACGGGCCGACGAGACGGACGTGGTCGTCGTCTCCGAGCGGGATTTCCACGTGTTCTCGTTTCTCCTTTACGACGTGCTCGAGGGGAAGCCGTTCGCCGACGCGTGCCTCGACCTCCGGAGCGTGTTTCGCGAGACGGACGTCACCTTCGTCCAGGGTGTCGCCGACGGGGTGGACGTATCGAACCACACCGTAGAACTCCGGAGCGGGGCGCTGAGTTTCGATACGCTCCTGATTGCGGTCGGCGGCGTGACGGCGTACTCGATCGACGATCGGAGACACGTCTCCGATATCCGGACCGACGCACGCGAGATACGTGACGGAGTGAGGACGCCAGACGTTCGCGACGTCGTCATCGTCGGCGGGGGACCCGTCGGTGTCGAGACGGCCGCGACGCTCTCGGCCATCTCCGAACCCGTCGACGCGACGCTCTCGGCCATCTCCGAACCCGTCGACGCGACGCTCCTCACGTCGAGTCACCGTTTGCTCCCGGACTTTCCGCCGCGGGCGAGTCGACTCGCCGAACGACACCTCCGCCGACGGTCGGTCGACGTTCGATCGGGCGCTCGAGTCAACGACGTAACGGAGAACCGCGTCGTACTCGACGGCGGCCGCGCCGAGCGAAGCGACCTGACCATCTGGGCGGGGGGCGTCCGACCGAATCCGGTGATCCAACGGTTCGGCCTCCCAGTGACCGACCGCGGCCTGCGAGTCGATCCATTCCTCCGCTGCGATGGGGCCGACGACGTGTACGCAGCCGGCGACGTGATCGATTATCCTGGAAAAGTAAACGACGGCTACTCGGCGGGACTGGAAGCCAGAACCGCTGCAAAGAACGTCGTTCGTGGCGTTCGAGGACGTCGGCCGAGAGAACACGACGTCCGATGGCATCCGAGAATCGTACACCTCGGTGGCAACGCCGCGATCATCGCGATCGACGGGATCGTTCACGCCGGTCGGGGCCCGGCACTCCTTCGAACCGTCGCGGTCGAGAGCTACCCGTTCCTCTGGAAGGCCCTCTACTGA
- the secY gene encoding preprotein translocase subunit SecY, which yields MGWKEAAEPVLTRMPAVRRPEGHVPFKRKLMWTAGILMLYFFLTNVTLLGYQTGGSGDLFGQFRAILAGSQGSVLQVGIGPIVTASIVLQLLGGANLLGLDTDDPRDQVLYQGLQKVLVVLMVILTGLPMVFAGGFLPAQPSLQLGGLTLDQTQVQLLMFAQIFVGGILILYMDEVVSKWGVGSGIGLFIIAGVSQRLVTGFVQPATGGFFFDWYRILTGKVEIGSIISGEGLQTLLMNDGHIIALVTTLLIFGIVVYAESVRVEIPLSHARVKGARGRFPVKLIYASVLPMILVRAVQANVQFLGQILNRQWGNMPGWLGTYSSQGQPTGGFFYYVAPIYSPDDWLWVSANITQEWWQVMIRIGIDVTFMVVGGAIFAIFWVETTDMGPESTAKQIQNSGMQIPGFRQNVGVIEKVMERYIPQVTVIGGALVGLLAVWANMLGTIGGVSGTGLLLAVSITYKLYEEIAEEQMMEMHPMMRQMFGNE from the coding sequence ATGGGATGGAAGGAAGCCGCTGAACCGGTCTTAACGCGGATGCCAGCAGTGCGCCGTCCGGAGGGGCACGTCCCCTTCAAGCGGAAGCTGATGTGGACGGCCGGTATCCTCATGCTGTACTTCTTCCTGACGAACGTCACGCTGCTCGGATATCAGACCGGCGGGTCGGGCGATCTCTTCGGCCAGTTCCGTGCGATTCTGGCCGGATCACAGGGGTCGGTGTTGCAGGTCGGTATCGGACCGATCGTCACCGCGAGCATCGTCCTCCAGTTACTCGGGGGGGCGAACTTGCTCGGCCTCGACACGGACGATCCGCGGGATCAGGTCCTCTACCAGGGCCTCCAGAAGGTGCTGGTCGTTCTGATGGTGATCCTGACCGGGCTGCCGATGGTGTTCGCCGGCGGCTTCCTGCCAGCCCAACCGTCGCTCCAGCTCGGCGGGCTCACACTCGATCAGACGCAGGTCCAGTTGCTGATGTTCGCCCAGATCTTCGTTGGCGGTATTCTCATCCTCTACATGGACGAGGTCGTCAGCAAGTGGGGCGTCGGCAGCGGGATCGGCCTGTTCATCATCGCCGGGGTGAGCCAGCGACTGGTTACCGGATTCGTCCAGCCCGCCACGGGCGGGTTCTTCTTCGATTGGTACCGAATTCTGACCGGCAAGGTCGAGATCGGATCGATCATCTCCGGTGAGGGACTGCAGACGCTGTTGATGAACGACGGACACATCATCGCCCTGGTGACGACCCTTCTGATCTTCGGGATCGTCGTCTACGCCGAATCCGTCCGCGTCGAGATTCCGCTGAGCCACGCTCGAGTCAAGGGTGCGCGCGGACGCTTCCCGGTGAAGCTGATCTACGCGAGCGTTCTGCCGATGATCCTCGTTCGCGCGGTGCAAGCGAACGTCCAGTTTCTGGGCCAGATTCTGAACCGTCAGTGGGGTAACATGCCCGGTTGGCTCGGCACCTATTCGTCGCAGGGTCAACCCACCGGCGGGTTCTTCTACTACGTGGCCCCGATCTACTCGCCCGACGACTGGCTATGGGTCTCTGCGAACATCACCCAGGAGTGGTGGCAGGTGATGATCCGCATCGGCATCGACGTCACGTTCATGGTCGTCGGTGGTGCGATCTTCGCCATCTTCTGGGTCGAAACCACGGACATGGGCCCCGAATCGACGGCGAAGCAGATCCAGAACTCCGGGATGCAGATCCCCGGTTTCCGACAGAACGTCGGCGTCATCGAAAAAGTCATGGAGCGGTACATTCCGCAAGTGACCGTTATCGGCGGCGCACTGGTCGGGCTGTTGGCCGTCTGGGCGAACATGCTCGGTACCATCGGTGGTGTGAGCGGAACCGGATTGCTACTTGCCGTCTCCATCACGTACAAGCTCTACGAGGAAATCGCCGAGGAGCAGATGATGGAAATGCATCCGATGATGCGCCAGATGTTCGGTAACGAGTAG
- a CDS encoding 30S ribosomal protein S5, whose amino-acid sequence MSANDYNDDGWQPVTRLGRQVQEGEIDDMETALNSGLPLKEPELVDQLLPGLEDEVLDINMVQRMTDSGRRVKFRCVVAVGNRDGFVGYAEGRDDQVGSAIQKAIGIAKLNMIQVPRGSGSWEDRSDRPHSLTRRTTGKAGSVEVEVIPAPEGLGLAASDTVRAVLELAGIENAWTKSHGNTRTTVNLAKATFNALENASQSRMPRRNRGSREEPEVADQ is encoded by the coding sequence ATGAGCGCAAACGACTACAACGACGACGGCTGGCAGCCCGTCACCCGTCTCGGCCGGCAGGTCCAGGAGGGCGAGATCGACGACATGGAGACCGCCCTGAACTCGGGCCTCCCGCTGAAGGAACCCGAACTCGTCGACCAGCTCCTTCCGGGGCTGGAAGACGAAGTCCTGGACATCAACATGGTCCAGCGGATGACCGACTCCGGACGACGCGTGAAGTTCCGCTGCGTCGTCGCCGTCGGCAACCGCGACGGATTCGTCGGCTACGCCGAAGGGCGAGACGACCAGGTCGGGTCTGCCATCCAGAAGGCGATCGGTATCGCGAAGCTGAACATGATTCAGGTGCCCCGCGGATCGGGCTCCTGGGAGGACCGCTCGGACCGGCCTCACTCGCTGACCCGACGGACGACCGGCAAAGCCGGCTCCGTGGAAGTCGAGGTCATCCCGGCCCCCGAAGGGCTCGGGCTGGCCGCGAGCGACACCGTCCGCGCCGTCCTCGAACTGGCCGGCATCGAAAACGCCTGGACCAAGAGCCACGGCAACACTCGAACGACGGTTAACCTCGCGAAAGCGACGTTCAACGCGCTCGAGAACGCCTCTCAGTCGCGCATGCCGCGACGGAACCGGGGCAGTCGAGAGGAACCCGAGGTGGCAGATCAATGA
- a CDS encoding 50S ribosomal protein L30, translated as MKAIVQVRGEVNRQEDVEDTLSMLNVHSVNHCTLVPETDAYEGMIAKVNDYVAHGEPSADVLETLLAKRAEPLEGKQSDVDEEWLAANTEYDDFGELADALVDEETTLRDEGLSPTLRLHPPRGGHDGIKKPTVEGGQLGKHTTGEINNLLESMR; from the coding sequence ATGAAGGCCATCGTCCAGGTTCGTGGCGAAGTCAACCGACAGGAAGACGTCGAAGACACCCTGTCGATGCTCAACGTCCACAGCGTCAACCACTGCACGCTCGTCCCCGAAACCGACGCGTACGAGGGGATGATCGCGAAGGTCAACGACTACGTCGCCCACGGCGAGCCGAGCGCGGACGTCCTCGAGACGCTCCTCGCAAAGCGCGCGGAGCCCCTCGAGGGCAAGCAGTCCGACGTCGACGAGGAGTGGCTGGCGGCGAACACCGAGTACGACGACTTCGGCGAACTGGCCGACGCGTTGGTCGACGAGGAGACGACGCTTCGTGACGAGGGACTGTCACCGACGCTTCGACTGCACCCCCCGCGGGGCGGTCACGACGGTATCAAAAAACCGACCGTCGAGGGCGGCCAACTCGGAAAACATACAACGGGGGAGATTAACAACCTCCTAGAATCGATGCGATAA
- a CDS encoding 50S ribosomal protein L18: MATGPRYKVPMRRRREVRTDYHQRLRLLKSGKPRLVARKSNKHTTAQLITPGPQGDETLASAHSSDLEEYGWDAPTSNISAAYLTGLLAGARAVDAGLEEAVLDIGLNKATPGNKVFAVQEGAIDAGLEIPHNDSVLADWSRTRGEHIAEYAEQLDEPLYSGDFDATELPEHFDEVREAILE; encoded by the coding sequence ATGGCGACAGGACCACGATACAAAGTACCGATGCGCCGTCGCCGTGAGGTCCGGACGGACTACCACCAGAGGTTGCGCCTGCTGAAATCGGGCAAGCCCCGCCTCGTTGCTCGCAAGAGCAACAAGCACACTACGGCGCAGCTGATCACTCCCGGACCTCAGGGAGACGAGACGCTTGCGAGCGCACACTCGAGCGATCTCGAAGAGTACGGCTGGGACGCCCCCACGAGCAACATCTCCGCGGCATACCTGACCGGCCTCCTGGCCGGTGCGCGGGCGGTCGACGCCGGTCTCGAGGAAGCGGTTCTCGACATCGGCCTCAACAAGGCCACGCCCGGGAACAAGGTGTTCGCGGTGCAGGAAGGGGCGATCGACGCCGGCCTCGAGATCCCGCACAACGACAGCGTGCTCGCTGACTGGTCGCGCACGCGCGGCGAACACATCGCCGAGTACGCCGAACAGCTCGACGAGCCGCTCTACAGCGGCGACTTCGACGCAACAGAACTGCCAGAACACTTCGACGAGGTACGAGAGGCGATTCTCGAATGA
- a CDS encoding sugar phosphate isomerase/epimerase family protein, giving the protein MVRIAIQLYTLRGLEDEFSTQLRRVGETAFEGVEFAGFGETSPQATATVLDEIGLSAAGAHVGIDALEADFDAVCERCTSLGCDYVVVPYLAEAHFESAVTVRETANRLSALADRLGERGLTLGYHNHDHEFTTLAGDDRSGFDLLIDETDDDLAIELDVGWTAAAGRDPVDLLGRLAGRAPLVHLKDVADGRPVELGDGAVDLEACIAAARDAGTEWLIYEHDDPTDPAASLEHGARALAAVRD; this is encoded by the coding sequence ATGGTGCGAATCGCCATCCAGTTGTACACGCTCCGGGGCCTCGAGGACGAGTTCTCGACGCAGCTTCGGCGCGTCGGTGAGACGGCGTTCGAGGGCGTGGAGTTTGCCGGATTCGGCGAGACGTCGCCGCAGGCGACCGCCACCGTACTCGACGAGATCGGGCTGTCGGCCGCGGGAGCGCACGTCGGGATCGACGCGCTCGAGGCCGATTTCGACGCCGTCTGCGAACGCTGTACGTCCCTCGGGTGCGACTACGTCGTCGTTCCGTACCTGGCCGAAGCCCACTTCGAGAGCGCGGTGACGGTCAGAGAGACGGCAAACCGGCTCTCGGCGCTCGCCGATCGCCTCGGCGAGCGCGGTCTGACACTCGGCTACCACAATCACGATCACGAATTCACCACCCTCGCCGGTGACGACCGGAGCGGGTTCGATCTCTTGATCGACGAGACGGACGACGACCTGGCGATCGAACTCGACGTCGGGTGGACGGCCGCGGCGGGCCGCGACCCCGTCGACCTACTCGGCAGACTCGCGGGACGCGCGCCGCTGGTCCACCTAAAGGACGTCGCCGACGGCAGGCCGGTCGAACTCGGCGACGGAGCGGTCGATCTCGAGGCCTGTATCGCCGCCGCTCGCGACGCGGGAACGGAGTGGCTGATCTACGAGCACGACGATCCGACGGACCCCGCCGCGTCGCTCGAACACGGAGCGCGAGCGCTCGCGGCGGTGCGCGACTGA
- a CDS encoding uracil-DNA glycosylase: MIDQTEWVFETEFADALESVPDEHDDRTRFVPGVGPLSADVMLVGEAPGEQEVKRGEPFVGRAGTQLDRALEEIGHDRSKLYVTNLVKVRPPENRDPYVAEIEAWWPVLEAEIERVDPSVLVPLGSFATDELLDTDETITDLHGRVFEREMPRSSASSSGGGSRGREERIVVPAFHPAAALYDRSKVNALESDLATALEAV; the protein is encoded by the coding sequence ATGATCGACCAGACCGAGTGGGTGTTCGAGACGGAGTTCGCGGACGCGCTCGAGTCGGTGCCAGACGAGCACGACGATCGGACCCGGTTCGTTCCCGGCGTCGGGCCGCTGTCCGCGGACGTGATGCTCGTCGGCGAAGCTCCGGGCGAGCAAGAGGTGAAGCGAGGCGAGCCGTTCGTCGGCCGGGCGGGGACGCAACTCGATCGGGCGCTCGAGGAGATCGGGCACGACCGTTCGAAGCTGTACGTCACGAACCTCGTCAAGGTTCGTCCGCCCGAGAACCGCGATCCGTACGTCGCCGAGATCGAGGCCTGGTGGCCGGTCCTCGAAGCCGAGATCGAGCGCGTCGATCCGAGCGTTCTCGTCCCGCTGGGGAGCTTCGCGACGGACGAACTCCTCGACACCGACGAGACGATCACGGATCTCCACGGTCGGGTGTTCGAGCGGGAGATGCCCCGGTCGTCGGCGTCCTCGAGCGGAGGAGGGTCGCGAGGGCGCGAAGAGCGGATCGTCGTTCCGGCGTTCCACCCCGCAGCTGCGCTGTACGACCGCAGTAAGGTCAACGCGCTCGAATCGGATCTCGCGACGGCTCTCGAAGCGGTTTGA
- a CDS encoding uL15m family ribosomal protein encodes MTSKKRRQRGSRTHSGGSHKNRRGAGHRGGRGRAGRSKHEFHNYEPKGKHGFKRPHDIREEVAEIDVQKLDEDAILYVADDLAEETDDGYELDARDIVEDGHEADVVKVLGSGQVRNQLSVTADAFSDAAREKLEDAGGEAVLSERAQEAAEAEAEADAEQSEE; translated from the coding sequence ATGACGAGCAAAAAACGACGCCAGCGCGGATCGCGAACCCACAGCGGCGGCTCTCACAAGAACCGACGCGGTGCGGGCCACCGCGGTGGCCGCGGCCGCGCCGGACGCAGCAAACACGAGTTCCACAACTACGAACCGAAAGGCAAACACGGCTTCAAGCGACCGCACGACATCCGCGAGGAAGTCGCGGAGATCGACGTCCAGAAACTCGACGAGGACGCGATCCTCTACGTCGCGGACGACCTCGCCGAGGAGACCGACGACGGCTACGAACTCGACGCTCGAGACATCGTCGAGGACGGCCACGAGGCCGACGTCGTCAAGGTCCTCGGGTCGGGACAGGTCCGCAACCAGCTTTCGGTCACCGCGGACGCCTTCTCGGATGCGGCACGCGAGAAACTCGAGGACGCCGGCGGCGAGGCCGTCCTCTCGGAGCGTGCACAGGAGGCCGCCGAAGCCGAGGCGGAAGCCGACGCCGAACAGAGCGAGGAATAA